A single Mangifera indica cultivar Alphonso chromosome 20, CATAS_Mindica_2.1, whole genome shotgun sequence DNA region contains:
- the LOC123204389 gene encoding dihydrolipoyllysine-residue succinyltransferase component of 2-oxoglutarate dehydrogenase complex 2, mitochondrial-like isoform X1: MPAARAFPLEKLMNALHVYQKNSQQKIFIEYVVLDKVNDEEPHAHQLGKLLETSQVVTIDVASPEAGVIKEPVAKGETVETGFKIAIISKSGEGVAHVDPLEKIPERAASKPSLAEKIEEVKPKPKVETAPVLDKQPKAPSLPPSKRSATEPQLPPKDREIRGMASC; encoded by the exons ATGCCTGCAGCTCGAGCTTTTCCTCTGGAAAAGCTTATGAATGCACTTCATGTATATCAAAAGAATAG TcagcaaaaaatatttattgagtACGTCGTGCTGGATAAGGTGAATGATGAAGAGCCACATGCTCACCAGCTTGGCAAACTGCTAGAGACATCTCAAGTG GTAACAATTGATGTTGCAAGTCCAGAAGCAGGTGTGATTAAAGAG CCTGTAGCCAAAGGAGAAACTGTGGAAACAGGTTTCAAAATCGCTATCATTTCAAAGTCTGGTGAAGGTGTAGCTCATGTAGATCCCTTGGAGAAAATACCAGAGAGGGCTGCTTCTAAGCCATCTCTTGCTGAAAAGATAGAAGAGGTGAAGCCAAAACCCAAAGTTGAAACAGCACCTGTCTTGGATAAGCAGCCTAAAGCACCCTCTCTGCCGCCTTCTAAGCGCTCTGCAACTGAGCCCCAGCTTCCACCTAAGGACAGGGAAATTCGG GGCATGGCATCTTGTTAG
- the LOC123204389 gene encoding dihydrolipoyllysine-residue succinyltransferase component of 2-oxoglutarate dehydrogenase complex 2, mitochondrial-like isoform X4, with amino-acid sequence MHFMYIKRIAFSQQKIFIEYVVLDKVNDEEPHAHQLGKLLETSQVPVAKGETVETGFKIAIISKSGEGVAHVDPLEKIPERAASKPSLAEKIEEVKPKPKVETAPVLDKQPKAPSLPPSKRSATEPQLPPKDREIRGMASC; translated from the exons ATGCACTTCATGTATATCAAAAGAATAG cTTTCAGTcagcaaaaaatatttattgagtACGTCGTGCTGGATAAGGTGAATGATGAAGAGCCACATGCTCACCAGCTTGGCAAACTGCTAGAGACATCTCAAGTG CCTGTAGCCAAAGGAGAAACTGTGGAAACAGGTTTCAAAATCGCTATCATTTCAAAGTCTGGTGAAGGTGTAGCTCATGTAGATCCCTTGGAGAAAATACCAGAGAGGGCTGCTTCTAAGCCATCTCTTGCTGAAAAGATAGAAGAGGTGAAGCCAAAACCCAAAGTTGAAACAGCACCTGTCTTGGATAAGCAGCCTAAAGCACCCTCTCTGCCGCCTTCTAAGCGCTCTGCAACTGAGCCCCAGCTTCCACCTAAGGACAGGGAAATTCGG GGCATGGCATCTTGTTAG
- the LOC123204389 gene encoding dihydrolipoyllysine-residue succinyltransferase component of 2-oxoglutarate dehydrogenase complex 2, mitochondrial-like isoform X2 produces MHFMYIKRIAFSQQKIFIEYVVLDKVNDEEPHAHQLGKLLETSQVVTIDVASPEAGVIKEPVAKGETVETGFKIAIISKSGEGVAHVDPLEKIPERAASKPSLAEKIEEVKPKPKVETAPVLDKQPKAPSLPPSKRSATEPQLPPKDREIRGMASC; encoded by the exons ATGCACTTCATGTATATCAAAAGAATAG cTTTCAGTcagcaaaaaatatttattgagtACGTCGTGCTGGATAAGGTGAATGATGAAGAGCCACATGCTCACCAGCTTGGCAAACTGCTAGAGACATCTCAAGTG GTAACAATTGATGTTGCAAGTCCAGAAGCAGGTGTGATTAAAGAG CCTGTAGCCAAAGGAGAAACTGTGGAAACAGGTTTCAAAATCGCTATCATTTCAAAGTCTGGTGAAGGTGTAGCTCATGTAGATCCCTTGGAGAAAATACCAGAGAGGGCTGCTTCTAAGCCATCTCTTGCTGAAAAGATAGAAGAGGTGAAGCCAAAACCCAAAGTTGAAACAGCACCTGTCTTGGATAAGCAGCCTAAAGCACCCTCTCTGCCGCCTTCTAAGCGCTCTGCAACTGAGCCCCAGCTTCCACCTAAGGACAGGGAAATTCGG GGCATGGCATCTTGTTAG
- the LOC123204390 gene encoding dihydrolipoyllysine-residue succinyltransferase component of 2-oxoglutarate dehydrogenase complex 2, mitochondrial-like, whose protein sequence is MPAARAFPLEKLMNALHVYQKNSQQKIFIEYIVLDKVNDEEPHAYQLGKLLETSQVLVAKVETVETGFKIAIISKSGEGVAHVAPLEKIPERAASKPSLAEKIEEEKPKPKVETAPVLDKQPKAPSLPPSKRSATEPQLPPKDRESRGMASC, encoded by the exons ATGCCTGCAGCTCGAGCTTTTCCTCTGGAAAAGCTTATGAATGCACTTCATGTATATCAAAAGAATAG TcagcaaaaaatatttattgagtACATCGTGCTGGATAAGGTGAATGATGAAGAGCCACATGCTTACCAGCTCGGCAAACTGCTAGAGACATCTCAAGTG CTTGTAGCCAAAGTAGAAACTGTGGAAACAGGTTTCAAAATTGCTATCATTTCAAAGTCTGGTGAAGGTGTAGCTCATGTAGCTCCCTTGGAGAAAATACCAGAGAGGGCTGCTTCTAAGCCATCTCTTGCTGAAAAGATAGAAGAGGAGAAGCCAAAACCCAAAGTTGAAACAGCACCTGTCTTGGATAAGCAGCCTAAAGCACCCTCTCTGCCTCCTTCTAAGCGCTCTGCAACTGAGCCCCAGCTTCCACCTAAGGACAGGGAAAGTCGG GGCATGGCATCTTGTTAG
- the LOC123204389 gene encoding dihydrolipoyllysine-residue succinyltransferase component of 2-oxoglutarate dehydrogenase complex 2, mitochondrial-like isoform X3, giving the protein MPAARAFPLEKLMNALHVYQKNSQQKIFIEYVVLDKVNDEEPHAHQLGKLLETSQVPVAKGETVETGFKIAIISKSGEGVAHVDPLEKIPERAASKPSLAEKIEEVKPKPKVETAPVLDKQPKAPSLPPSKRSATEPQLPPKDREIRGMASC; this is encoded by the exons ATGCCTGCAGCTCGAGCTTTTCCTCTGGAAAAGCTTATGAATGCACTTCATGTATATCAAAAGAATAG TcagcaaaaaatatttattgagtACGTCGTGCTGGATAAGGTGAATGATGAAGAGCCACATGCTCACCAGCTTGGCAAACTGCTAGAGACATCTCAAGTG CCTGTAGCCAAAGGAGAAACTGTGGAAACAGGTTTCAAAATCGCTATCATTTCAAAGTCTGGTGAAGGTGTAGCTCATGTAGATCCCTTGGAGAAAATACCAGAGAGGGCTGCTTCTAAGCCATCTCTTGCTGAAAAGATAGAAGAGGTGAAGCCAAAACCCAAAGTTGAAACAGCACCTGTCTTGGATAAGCAGCCTAAAGCACCCTCTCTGCCGCCTTCTAAGCGCTCTGCAACTGAGCCCCAGCTTCCACCTAAGGACAGGGAAATTCGG GGCATGGCATCTTGTTAG